The Prunus persica cultivar Lovell chromosome G8, Prunus_persica_NCBIv2, whole genome shotgun sequence genome includes a region encoding these proteins:
- the LOC18768011 gene encoding RNA-binding protein 39 isoform X3, with protein MIHGFSLYSLLEKICCHFGNTLLFLSVYHLRRHKDKKEEVTEPEADPERDQRTVFAYQICLKADERDVYEFFSRAGKVRDVRLIMDRNSRRSKGVGYIEFYDAMSVPMAIALSGQPLLGQPVMVKPSEAEKNLVQSTSVVSGPGGMIGPYSGGARRLYVGNLHTNIKEDDLRQVFGAFGPVELVQLPVDETNNCKGFGFVQFSRLEDARNALSLNGQLEIAGRLIKVSAVTDQAGMQDLGANAGDFDDDEGGGLSLNARSRAILMQKLDRSGSGSGIAGPLGTPAVNSTGVSLPMALPTAPLLGAAPVVSPLVPPITAVPGIAGLGVGGLQIPTAILPSIDTIGVPSECLLLKNMFDPAVETEPNFDLDIKEDVQEECSKYGNLRHIFVDKNTAGHVYLRFENTQAAINARHVLHGRWFAGKMIEATFMLPQNYEAKFPESR; from the exons gacaaaaaggaagaagtGACAGAACCAGAGGCTGATCCTGAACGAGATCAGAGGACGGTATTTGCTTATCAG ATTTGTCTGAAGGCAGATGAAAGAGATGTATACGAGTTCTTCTCAAGGGCTGGCAAG GTCCGTGATGTACGCCTCATTATGGATCGCAATTCAAGACGTTCTAAGGGAGTTGG GTATATTGAGTTTTATGATGCAATGTCAGTACCAATGGCGATTGCACTTTCTGGTCAACCTCTTCTTGGTCAACCAGTGATGGTGAAGCCATCAGAGGCTGAGAAGAATCTGGTTCAATCAACATCTGTGGTTAGCGGACCAGGTGGGATGATAGGCCCATATTCTGGCGGAGCTAGAAGGCTGTATGTTGGAAATCTCCATACCAATATAAAAGAAGACGATCTCCGCCAG GTTTTTGGAGCATTTGGTCCTGTAGAACTGGTTCAGTTACCTGTTGATGAAACTAACAACTGCAAAGGTTTTGGATTTGTGCAG TTCTCACGTCTTGAAGATGCTAGAAATGCACTGAGTTTGAATGGACAATTGGAGATTGCAGGTCGACTAATTAAG GTGTCAGCTGTTACAGACCAAGCTGGAATGCAAGATCTTGGAGCAAATGCTGGTGATTTTGATGACGATGAAGGTGGTGGCTTG TCATTGAATGCCCGCTCTCGGGCAATTCTCATGCAGAAATTGGATCGCAGTGGCTCTGGATCAGG TATTGCTGGTCCCCTAGGCACTCCCGCTGTCAATAGCACAGGTGTTTCTTTACCAATGGCACTACCAACGGCACCACTCCTGGGAGCTGCACCAGTGGTTTCTCCTCTTGTTCCTCCCATCACCGCTGTTCCTGGTATCGCTGGACTTGGTGTTGGTGGTCTTCAAATTCCTACTGCTATTCTTCCTTCTATAGATACAATTGGTGTTCCAAGCGAATGTTTACTGTTGAAAAATATGTTTGATCCAGCAGTTGAG ACGGAACCAAACTTTGACTTGGACATTAAAGAAGATGTTCAGGAGGAGTGCTCAAAATACGGGAATTTGAGGCATATCTTTGTAGACAA GAATACCGCCGGTCATGTGTATTTACGATTCGAGAACACACAAGCTGCGATAAATGCTCGGCATGTTCTCCATGGAAGATGGTTTGCCGGAAAGATGATTGAGGCAACATTCATG TTGCCCCAGAACTATGAGGCCAAATTCCCGGAAAGCAGATAG